The Pecten maximus chromosome 11, xPecMax1.1, whole genome shotgun sequence genome has a segment encoding these proteins:
- the LOC117338650 gene encoding DNA replication factor Cdt1-like, producing the protein MRTLDRQGTSSRNKTVVDPIPDQFTFNAKAEPLAQKSIEKSKSEKKSRTKSVRSVRKASTKSSDFNQSSIKDAFEKANRTSSPTEDVGTSEEVTSAWDEHDGVPLTPSKRPKNGDDSSDSDQTEATKKRTRRGKSKSTIAEIESVVTPSKSEMYEPTRKPRQAKKKLHLRPVIDSSSEEGNSETEVSSEEPSQLSLPPKTPPAISPIPETPEIVRQQLKKGPAKPTSKKVKAAMALVKKLQEGTVTKGQTVSKTTYKNDLKETMTSENIKQKLSKVGGLEDLKARLADMKKTKASLKKDVPKLQKFDKVDVEVPVVTEEKTKKAPAYERFHALATPAPPTLTFPYKYRLLSDMFRSMDTVVSMLHNRTEACTFSKLKAAVQSMTKRNFEERHVGQVKTVYPTAYTFRQQKGIPDFTSSKPAGWQLTVEANINEDDDVKQKRVNFSAKDLLNRRCVFQNKMLSIVKRHHKEFLAKLDKPLSIPDDMITRWHPKFSVDEVPDIEVSELPKPVVTHKYTTAKDVLEARRGQLPVKVEKALENVALTSKESVKQEDVKAEATSVADTGSTSNSQYKGIPQSLLDKIRAKENKKLTLAMTRNPAEDKRMEMLQKLPDLMRMLRSHFVTEKKSALLLENVIQKLGDSSRNFIPYASMEGHVKLMIEVLPKWLTLVEIKKGKYVKMDKNLDLQVLVEEVNKLLKNKG; encoded by the exons ATGAGAACGTTAGATCGACAAGGGACATCGTCTAGGAACAAGACTGTGGTGGATCCCATTCCTGACCAATTTACTTTCAATGCGAAGGCAGAGCCACTGGCCCAGAAATCAATAGAAAAATCAAAATCCGAGAAGAAATCGAGGACTAAATCGGTAAGAAGTGTACGCAAGGCAAGCACAAAATCATCTGACTTCAATCAAAGTAGTATTAAAGATGCATTTGAAAAGGCTAACAGAACCAGCAGTCCTACTGAAGATGTCGGCACTTCTGAAGAAGTGACTTCGGCTTGGGACGAACACGATGGGGTACCTTTGACTCCGTCTAAACGACCAAAGAATGGCGACGACTCGTCTGACTCCGATCAGACGGAGGCAACTAAGAAGCGCACAAGGAGGGGTAAAAGTAAATCTACTATTGCGGAAATCGAATCAGTCGTAACTCCATCAAAATCTGAAATGTACGAACCTACAAGAAAACCGAGACAGGCCAAAAAGAAGCTTCATCTTCGTCCAGTAATCGATTCGTCTAGCGAAGAAGGGAATTCGGAGACAGAG GTTTCATCAGAAGAACCTTCCCAGCTGTCACTGCCACCAAAGACACCTCCAGCTATCTCTCCTATACCAGAGACTCCCGAGATTGTCCGCCAGCAACTGAAGAAGGGCCCAGCGAAACCAACATCAAAGAAAGTAAAGGCTGCTATGGCTCTCGTTAAGAAATTACAAGAAGGCACAGTCACCAAGGGACAAACTGTTTCCAAGACTACCTACAAAAATGAT ttAAAAGAAACCATGACATCAGAAAACATCAAACAGAAATTGTCAAAAGTTGGGGGTCTAGAAGATTTGAAGGCACGTTTAGCAGACATGAAAAAGACTAAAGCCAGTCTGAAGAAGGATGTTCCAAAGCTTCAGAAGTTTGACAAAGTAGATGTTGAAGTGCCAGTTGTCACTGAGGAAAA AACAAAGAAAGCTCCTGCATATGAGAGATTTCATGCTTTAGCTACACCAGCGCCTCCTACTCTGACATTCCCATACAAGTACCGACTGCTGAGTGATATGTTCCGCAGCATGGACACCGTAGTGAGCATGCTTCATAATCGCACAGAGGCCTGTACATTCTCCAAACTTAAAGCTGCTGTACAGTCCATGACAAAAAG AAATTTTGAGGAGAGACATGTAGGTCAGGTTAAGACGGTGTATCCCACAGCCTATACATTTCGTCAGCAGAAGGGGATCCCCGACTTCACTAGCAGTAAACCTGCCGGCTGGCAGCTTACCGTAGAGGCTAATATTAATGAAG ATGACGATGTAAAGCAGAAGAGAGTGAACTTCTCGGCAAAGGACTTGCTTAACAGACGCTGCGTCTTCCAGAACAAGATGCTCTCCATAGTAAAACGGCATCACAAG GAGTTCCTGGCCAAGTTGGACAAGCCCCTCTCCATCCCTGATGATATGATAACAAGATGGCACCCCAAGTTTTCTGTGGATGAGGTTCCTGATATAGAGGTTTCCGAGCTTCCCAAACCTGTCGTCACCCATAAGTACACCACTGCAAAGGATGTCCTGGAGGCGCGGCGCGGACAACTCCCAGTTAAG GTAGAAAAGGCGCTGGAGAATGTAGCACTGACATCTAAAGAGTCTGTAAAACAGGAAGATGTGAAAGCAGAGGCTACGAGTGTGGCTGACACCGGCTCTACATCCAATTCCCAGTACAAGGGTATACCTCAGTCACTCCTGGACAAG atccGTGCAAAGGAGAACAAAAAGTTAACACTTGCAATGACAAGAAACCCTGCAGAAGATAAACGTATGGAGATGTTACAGAAGTTACCAGACCTGATGAGGATGCTGAGGTCTCATTTTGTCACAGAAAAAAAGTCTGCTCTTCTGTTGGAAAACGTCATTCAGAAACTTGGAGACAGTAGTCGTAATTTTATACCATATG CTTCAATGGAAGGTCATGTGAAGTTGATGATCGAAGTCTTACCGAAGTGGCTTACCCTCGTAGAGATAAAGAAAGGAAAATATGTCAAGATGGATAAAAATTTAGATCTGCAAGTCTTGGTTGAAGAAGTGAACAAACTTTTAAAGAATAAGGGCTAG